A region of Betta splendens chromosome 13, fBetSpl5.4, whole genome shotgun sequence DNA encodes the following proteins:
- the prx gene encoding neuroblast differentiation-associated protein AHNAK isoform X6, translating to MNADREQDNSHVFSQTRVPAVKDRRRSPPSSRSPPASQRNPHLSGSTEEQESPERVVQKEKLHAELKQVLSQKRSHLRQSSCQLAQPEMDPEPADELASVDEALKSLEIVVETEAEAGASGYSVTGGGERGIFVKDVLRDSPAAKHLSLQQGDQLLSAKVYFDNVKYEDALKILQCAEPYKVSFQLKRTIPGAEVNVRPRVPSVEVKGPKAKMPKMSVKGTKPFKVKKKRGGRFGLKRLKEKQREELVIEGTPPRLEVSDVDVEFSLPKFKQRQIADVEAEEGTAALGKSKRKIRFPRIKPKAYAGGESGGKVETGHVTVSPAETHGTKLKSKGKGHKFGISFPKSKHTKSSSALESVELKPPSVAVQPPSVEFSLSGDKIVDVEKKEPDVEFALPSGKATKPEIKGGVDAAEAQDDVDIVKGDAKLRMPRLKLPKVKLLRHSDEIDGDIKVKSKGVIMPCADVTPPKVELQGAREVLKPKVECELSGKAESIQIPSVDISLPNMKGMSYVDVSLPELKGAAMPDINVSVPDVDVEVNTGRRIPDEVEGTFKGPKVSMPAVDISFPKMVSPDVDIKCPEGAGKLTLPSVDISLPKMKTEASDVNMDYYVGGDGKFKMPDFDITLPNMGAAEGEVGIEGLAGEEGFRLPKVDLTLPKGNTGTPSVDLSLPEMKSSERDVDIKGPKIKTGKIEMPALDVSLPKGQIKESIEVKGGEIKIPKLECPEPPAVDLSLPNDGVECSGGGKVNFNMPTLDLSLPTIKAKGAEADVEKPDIKRVVQFNTAPLSVGLPEGEVQAEGPEGKTRHFQMPSLDVSLPKIDVGSGPEFKVKSPKVDLHLNETGIGGGKIKMPKMDVSLPKGKAEAKIDISEPTGIGGKFQMPAFDVSLPKMHEGPSLDISIPKGNAHGDIDSDFNGLPQGKMKDGINIEDPGVTRGQFKMPKIDTLLPQTDVSKGDVDIEIQKMKSPDVDMRPEDPDLNVPTVDVSLPKAKGNTGINVDQPEGKHGQIKMPKFDISLPKVNFPEDDVKFKGPDIKGRKIELPDIDISLPKGKGVEIEGHPGKGGKFHMPSVDISLPKKNIDIDVPKLDLDLSLPSGLKHTSADLHCTTPGAAGGLEMKPAKVKVTGADVETDVEAASLKLPTLKLPTIDISAPKMDLDFALNKNTDDDVKLLKAEGGRPSSGGSFNLPSVSLKGPSFSLPRLGGISGKGPKKKVSLTPPDQEMRAPSVEFDGDGKVKLKKSKIKMPLFGISKKDSDSSVSCPDVDVRAKKGKINISKPGLNVETPDDKAKYKVKFPKFKIAGSKVQLPEGEPDAKLEADMEEKGVSDVSMKLPRFSMPGFSSKEKDLAKKSCDSGGKAKLQMPSVELSLPSVKTPEKEVLLSKAEIDVSEADLRHYEGNLKIPKIPAIDVSIPKIDLDVSLPKGKSPNIEGPDVQIGLVGPDVDRDGKLRIPSLKIPDVDITLPKIKTGDTDAPNIELKGVGGEPKFPVPQFKMPSVDISLPKAKIEGPEVEKKGDSGKFKMPYMKIPDVDLSLPKGKTEGPDVEVKGKDRKFKMPHPSMPSLDVSLPKGKIEGPEIDDLSLPKGTIEGPDVKIKGQGGKITMPHITMPSVDISLPRGKIEGPEVEIEGGVGGKMPHLKMADVDLSLPQGNIEGPDVSTGEGGKFKLPRISMPSVDISLPKGGFKGPEFEGNARQALEMPDVDLLLPKGKIEGPDVAIKGEGGKIKIPHISMPSLDISLPKGVLKGPEVEGNVKGALEMPDVDLSLPKGKIEGPDVDIKGEGGKIKMPHISMPSVDFSLPKGGFKGPEVEGDTGGKIKMPHISMPSLDISLPKGKIEGPEVELEGGVSGKMPQLKMPDVDLSLPKGKIEGPDVNVKGQGGKFKMPHINMPSVDISLPKGQFKRPEVEGDARGALEMPDVDLSLPTGKIEGPNVGIEREGGKFKMPHISMPSIDISLPKGGFKGPEVEGDTGGKIKMPHLKMPNIDLSLPKGKIEGPDVDIKGEGGKIKMPHISMPSVDISLPKGKIEGPEVELEGGVSGKMPHLKMPHVDLSLPKEKIDGPDVNVKGKGGKFKMPHISMPSVDISLPKGELKGPEVEGDTGGNIKMPDVDLSLPKGKIEGPDVKVKGEGGKFKMPHINMPSVDISLPKGGFKGPEVEGDTGGNIKMPDVDLSLPKGKIEGPDVKVKGEGGKFKMPHINMPSVDISLPKGGFKGPEVEEDAGEKIKMPHLKMPDVDLSLPKGKIEGPDVDIKGEGGKIKMPHISMPSVDISLPRGKIEGPEVELEGGVSGKMPHLKMPDVDLSLPKGKIEGPDVGIKGKGGKFKMPHISMPSVDISLPKGELKGPEVEGDTGGNIKMPDVDLSLPKGKIEGPDVKVKGEGGKFKMPHINMPSVDISLPKGGFKGPEVEGDAGEKIKMPHLKMPDVDLSLPKGKIEGPDVDIKGEGGKIKMPHISMPSVDISLPRGKIEGPEVELEGGVSGKMPHLKMPDVDLSLPKGKIEGPDVGIKGKGGKFKMPHISMPSVDISLPKGELKGPEVEGDTGGNIKMPDVDLSLPKGKIEGPDVKVKGEGGKFKMPHINMPSVDISLPKGGFKGPEVEGDAGEKIKMPHLKMPDVDLSLPKGKIEGPDVDIKGEGEKIKMPHISMPSVDISLPRGKIEGPEVELEGGVSGKMPHLKMPDVDLSLPKGKIEGPDVGIKGKGGKFKMPHISMPSVDISLPKGELKGPEVEGDTGGNIKMPDVDLSLPKGKIEGPDVKVKGEGGKFKMPHIAMPSVDVSLPKGKIEGPEVELEGGIGGKMPQLKLPDVDLSLPKGQIEGPDVDVRGQGGKFKMPHLKMPDVDLSLPKEKIEGPDVGIKGEGGKFKMPQISIPSVDISLPKGGFKGPEVEGDTRGALEMPDVDLSLPTGKIRGPDVKIKGQGGKFKMPHISMPSVNVSLPKGKIEDPEVELEGGVGGKMTHLKMSDVDLSLPKGKIEGPDVGIKGEGGKFKMPHISMPSVDVSLPRGKTDGSSVEIERDDAIEFKIPDVDISPSQKQIQSPEMEVKGSIQKFQIPMVKIPDVDISLPKGRIQSLEIETEPDSEGNFNLPQIVMPSVDISLPKVKMEGHKAEIKGEGQFKMPNVDISFEKGEKYIDAPKGKVKAGGGSMPRSHIKMPKIDIALPKSKSKATVENTGGKNDLHGEGEHTGLKFKVPEVQIKGPKVDVALDTGHPQTESRNERKKVELPDLDLSTTGTSSEVKGPKIKGAKFKIGKPKKKNGKDLTEDVQTSNNGNEELFGQVKISGEVKERFGNEDAKSHNEHKEHKDLINVLGSKVALGTVGEVGPSSSSAEIKVPRIPDIEFDIGTAQDEDDQTGRERKIKIPKFGVPLPSLSAPERRMYNPDIQYEGPKIPKVKKAVFVLVNPQTDEPAASTGHLEAEMVAEAETGGVKAKMPKLKIKPSFGKSKDQTSVSTESDGRDKSKGGKMKMPKVSFSSGKSGSFDVATKGEGSSSSLNGEKDSSLHTGDKGTFGGKIKLPKMEHTIPYEEMAAGEERNLTSDKMADEELCKGVVSSIARTDLLDRDSSESPTGLTGELSSTKLQVWSEVERRGRGGEEGEASSWFKVPKFSLKPPATGFLQITPEGSPQAQRRGELGGDTDVLGSFCLHTSELDFSSQETSEEHQVTSSEEGSVTMVTKTTRITQRMVSAETRTSESSTSTTVTHVSDSRKS from the exons ATGA aTGCTGACAGAGAACAAGACAACAGCCATGTTTTCAGCCAGACCAGAGTCCCGGCT GTAAAAGACAGGCGGAGGTCGCCCCCCTCCAGCAGATCCCCCCCCGCTTCACAGCGCAACCCTCACCTCAGCGGCTCCACCGAGGAACAGGAGAGTCCAGAGAGAGTG gTGCAGAAGGAAAAGCTCCATGCAGAGTTAAAGCAGGTGCTGAGTCAGAAGCGAAGTCACCTGAGGCAGTCGAGCTGCCAGCTGGCCCAACCGGAGATGGACCCGGAACCTGCAGACGAACTGGCC AGTGTGGACGAGGCCTTGAAGTCCCTGGAAATAGTGGTGGAGACGGAGGCGGAGGCTGGAGCCAGTGGCTACAGTGTGACgggtggaggagagcgagggattTTTGTTAAAGACGTCCTCAGAGACTCTCCAGCTGCCAAACACCTCAGTCTGCAGCAAG GTGACCAGCTACTAAGCGCCAAAGTCTACTTTGACAATGTGAAGTATGAAGACGCTCTTAAGATCCTTCAGTGTGCAGAACCATACAAGGTCAGCTTCCAGCTGAAGAGGACCATCCCTGGAGCAGAGGTCAACGTGCGACCTCGCGTTCCCAgtgtagaggtcaaaggtcccAAGGCCAAGATGCCCAAAATG AGTGTGAAGGGCACAAAGCCTTTCAAGGTTAAGAAAAAAAGAGGTGGTCGTTTTGGTCTGAAGAGGCTGAAAGAGAAGCAAAGAGAGGAGCTTGTGATAGAGGGTACGCCCCCCCGGCTGGAGGTGAGCGACGTGGACGTGGAGTTTTCCCTCCCCAAATTCAAACAGAGGCAGATTGCAGATGTGGAAGCAGAAGAGGGAACAGCAGCCTTGGGAAAGTCAAAGAGGAAGATCAG GTTTCCTCGAATAAAACCAAAGGCTTACGCTggaggagagagtggaggaaaAGTGGAAACAGGACATGTGACCGTCTCTCCAGCTGAGACACACGgaacaaaattaaaaagcaaaggAAAAGGACACAAGTTTGGAATAAGCTTCCCGAAatccaaacacacaaagtcCAGCTCAGCTCTGGAATCTGTGGAACTAAAGCCCCCAAGTGTGGCCGTCCAGCCACCTTCAGTGGAATTCAGTTTGTCTGGAGATAAAATCGTTGATGTGGAGAAGAAAGAGCCAGATGTGGAGTTTGCTCTGCCGTCAGGAAAAGCTACAAAACCTGAGATCAAAGGTGGTGTAGATGCAGCTGAGGCTCAGGATGACGTAGACATCGTCAAAGGAGACGCAAAGCTCAGGATGCCAAGGTTGAAATTACCTAAAGTTAAGCTCTTGCGTCATTCAGATGAGATAGATGGTGACATCAAGGTCAAATCCAAAGGGGTGATAATGCCCTGCGCTGACGTGACTCCTCCAAAGGTCGAACTCCAAGGAGCTAGAGAAGTCCTCAAACCAAAGGTGGAGTGTGAACTCTCAGGAAAGGCTGAGTCTATTCAAATTCCCTCTGTTGACATTTCTTTACCAAATATGAAGGGAATGTCTTACGTGGACGTCTCTCTCCCAGAGTTAAAAGGAGCTGCTATGCCTGACATCAACGTTTCTGTGCCTGATGTTGATGTGGAAGTAAACACTGGGCGGCGAATTCCTGATGAGGTGGAGGGCACCTTTAAAGGACCCAAAGTGTCCATGCCAGCGGTTGATATCTCATTTCCAAAAATGGTATCACCTGATGTGGATATTAAATGTCCAGAAGGTGCAGGAAAATTAACTCTACCATCTGTTGACATCTCTCTACCAAAGATGAAAACTGAGGCTTCTGACGTAAATATGGATTATTACGTTGGCGGTGATGGAAAGTTCAAAATGCCTGATTTTGACATAACTCTCCCAAACATGGGcgcagcagaaggagaagtAGGTATAGAGGGACTAGCAGGAGAAGAAGGCTTCAGGTTGCCCAAAGTAGACTTAACTCTTCctaaaggaaacacaggaaCACCTTCAGTTGATTTGTCTCTCCCTGAAATGAAGAGCAGTGAGCGGGACGTTGATATTAAAGGcccaaaaataaaaactggtAAAATTGAAATGCCAGCACTAGATGTTTCTCTGCCTAAAGGCCAAATAAAGGAAAGTATAGAAGTTAAAGGGGGGGAAATCAAAATACCTAAACTTGAATGTCCCGAACCCCCAGCCGTTGACCTTTCACTGCCCAATGACGGTGTGGAGTGTAGTGGTGGCGGCAAAGTCAACTTCAATATGCCAACTTTGGATCTGTCACTCCCAACAATCAAAGCCAAGGGAGCAGAAGCTGATGTTGAAAAACCCGATATAAAGAGAGTAGTGCAGTTCAACACTGCACCACTCAGCGTAGGATTACCAGAAGGAGAAGTACAGGCTGAAGGTCCTGAAGGAAAAACCAGACATTTCCAGATGCCTTCCTTAGATGTGTCACTACCAAAGATTGATGTTGGATCAGGTCCAGAGTTTAAAGTCAAATCACCCAAAGTAGACTTGCATCTAAATGAGACTGGAATTGGAGGAGGGAAGATTAAAATGCCCAAAATGGACGTCTCTCTtccaaaaggcaaagctgagGCTAAAATAGATATTTCTGAACCCACTGGAATAGGAGGCAAGTTTCAGATGCCTGCATTCGATGTATCTTTACCAAAGATGCATGAGGGACCTTCACTTGACATTTCTATTCCGAAAGGAAACGCACATGGAGACATTGATAGTGACTTCAATGGGCTTCCCCAAGGAAAAATGAAAGACGGTATAAACATTGAAGATCCTGGCGTTACGAGAGGTCAATTTAAAATGCCCAAAATTGACACTTTACTTCCACAAACGGACGTGTCAAAGGGGGATGTCGACATAGAAATTCAAAAAATGAAATCACCAGATGTAGATATGAGACCTGAGGACCCAGATTTAAATGTGCCAACTGTTGACGTTTCACTCCCCAAAGCCAAAGGCAACACAGGCATAAATGTTGACCAGCCTGAGGGGAAACACGGGCAGATCAAAATGCCCAAGTTTGATATTTCATTACCAAAAGTGAATTTCCCTGAAGATGATGTAAAATTCAAAGGGCCAGACATTAAGGGAAGGAAGATTGAGCTGCCAGATATTGATATTTCTTTACCAAAAGGCAAAGGAGTAGAGATTGAAGGACATCCTGGAAAAGGAGGCAAGTTCCACATGCCGTCTGTTGATATCTCGCTTCCTAAGAAAAACATTGACATTGACGTCCCTAAATTAGATCTTGACCTCAGCCTCCCATCTGGTCTGAAGCACACCAGCGCTGACTTACATTGCACCACTCCTGGTGCAGCAGGAGGTTTGGAAATGAAACCAGCTAAGGTAAAGGTTACAGGTGCAGATGTTGAGacagatgtagaagcagcatcTCTCAAGCTTCCTACTCTCAAATTACCAACAATTGATATTTCAGCTCCAAAAATGGATTTAGACTTTGCTCTCAACAAAAATACAGATGATGATGTGAAGCTTTTGAAGGCTGAAGGAGGTAGACCATCTTCAGGTGGAAGCTTTAATCTACCCAGTGTGTCCCTCAAAGGGCCAAGTTTCTCACTTCCTAGACTTGGTGGAATTTCAGGAAAAGGGCCCAAAAAAAAGGTTTCCCTCACTCCACCAGACCAAGAAATGAGGGCACCCTCTGTAGAATTTGATGGTGATGGAAAAGTCAAGttgaaaaaaagtaaaattaaaatgcCCTTATTTGGAATATCCAAAAAGGATTCAGATTCGTCAGTCTCTTGTCCTGATGTGGATGTTAgggcaaaaaaaggaaaaattaaCATTTCTAAACCAGGACTCAATGTCGAAACCCCTGACGATAAAGCAAAATACAAAGTAAAGTTCCCAAAATTTAAAATAGCAGGATCTAAGGTTCAGCTGCCAGAAGGAGAGCCTGATGCTAAGCTGGAAGCAGACATGGAGGAGAAAGGTGTGTCTGATGTGTCTATGAAACTCCCAAGGTTCTCTATGCCAGGATTTAGCTCTAAAGAAAAAGATTTAGCTAAAAAAAGTTGTGACTCCGGAGGCAAAGCCAAACTTCAGATGCCCTCAGTCGAGCTGTCACTACCATCTGTTAAAACACCAGAGAAAGAGGTTCTTCTCTCTAAGGCAGAAATTGATGTTTCAGAAGCTGACCTCAGACATTACGAAGGAAACCTCAAAATTCCCAAAATACCAGCTATTGATGTTTCAATCCCTAAAATAGATCTGGATGTGTCCCTGCCTAAAGGAAAGTCCCCAAACATCGAAGGACCAGATGTGCAGATAGGTCTTGTTGGACCGGATGTTGACAGAGATGGCAAGTTAAGAATACCTAGTCTAAAAATACCTGATGTTGACATTACTTTGCCAAAAATCAAAACTGGGGATACTGATGCACCAAATATAGAACTAaagggggtgggaggtgagCCTAAATTCCCAGTACCTCAATTTAAAATGCCTTCGGTAGACATTTCACTGCCTAAAGCAAAAATTGAAGGTCCAGAAGTTGAAAAGAAGGGTGACTCTGGAAAGTTCAAAATGCCTTACATGAAAATTCCAGATGTTGATCTCTCACTGCCCAAAGGGAAAACTGAAGGTCCGGATGTGGAGGTCAAAGGCAAAGATAGAAAATTTAAGATGCCACATCCGAGCATGCCCTCTCTGGATGTTTCACTGCCAAAAGGAAAGATTGAAGGCCCAGAAATTGATGACCTCTCACTGCCCAAAGGAACTATTGAAGGACCAGATGTCAAAATTAAGGGACAAGGTGGAAAGATCACGATGCCTCACATCACCATGCCCTCAGTGGACATTTCACTGCCTAGAGGCAAAATTGAAGGCCCAGAAGTTGAAATAGAGGGAGGTGTTGGTGGAAAAATGCCCCACCTAAAAATGGCAGATGTTGATCTTTCATTGCCCCAAGGAAATATTGAAGGTCCAGATGTCAGCACGGGAGAGGGTGGGAAATTCAAGCTGCCACGCATTAGCATGCCTTCAGTAGATATTTCCCTGCCTAAAGGAGGTTTCAAAGGACCCGAGTTTGAGGGAAATGCAAGACAAGCATTAGAAATGCCAGATGTTGATCTCTTACTGCCCAAAGGAAAGATTGAAGGTCCAGATGTTGCCATTAAGGGAGAAGGTGGGAAAATCAAGATACCTCACATCAGCATGCCTTCACTTGATATTTCACTGCCTAAAGGAGTATTGAAAGGACCTGAGGTTGAgggaaatgtaaaaggagcattGGAAATGCCAGATGTTGATCTCTCACTGCCCAAAGGAAAAATTGAAGGTCCAGATGTTGACATTAAAGGAGAAGGGGGAAAGATCAAGATGCCTCACATCAGCATGCCTTCTGTTGATTTTTCACTGCCAAAAGGAGGATTCAAAGGACCTGAGGTTGAGGGAGACACAGGAGGAAAGATCAAGATGCCACACATCAGCATGCCTTCACTTGATATTTCATTGCCTAAAGGCAAAATTGAAGGCCCTGAAGTTGAACTCGAGGGAGGTGTCAGTGGAAAAATGCCACAACTAAAAATGCCAGATGTTGATCTCTCACTTCCCAAAGGAAAAATCGAGGGTCCAGATGTCAACGTTAAAGGGCAAGGTGGAAAATTCAAGATGCCACACATTAATATGCCTTCTGTTGATATTTCACTGCCTAAAGGACAATTCAAGAGACCTGAGGTTGAGGGAGATGCAAGAGGAGCATTAGAAATGCCAGATGTTGATCTCTCACTACCCACAGGAAAGATCGAGGGTCCAAATGTTGGCATTGAGAGAGAAGGTGGAAAATTCAAGATGCCTCACATCAGCATGCCCTCAATAGATATTTCACTGCCTAAAGGAGGATTCAAAGGACCTGAGGTTGAGGGAGACACAGGAGGAAAGATCAAGATGCCACACCTAAAAATGCCAAATATTGATCTCTCACTGCCCAAAGGAAAGATTGAAGGTCCAGATGTTGACATTAAAGGAGAAG GAGGAAAGATCAAGATGCCGCACATCAGCATGCCTTCAGTTGATATTTCATTGCCTAAAGGCAAAATTGAAGGTCCTGAAGTTGAACTAGAGGGAGGTGTTAGTGGAAAAATGCCACACCTAAAAATGCCACATGTTGATCTCTCACTGCCCAAAGAAAAAATCGACGGTCCAGATGTCAACGTTAAGGGAAAAGGTGGGAAATTCAAGATGCCACACATCAGCATGCCTTCTGTTGATATTTCACTGCCTAAAGGAGAATTAAAAGGACCTGAGGTTGAGGGAGACACAGGAGGAAATATCAAAATGCCAGATGTTGATCTTTCATTGCCCAAAGGAAAAATCGAGGGTCCAGATGTCAAAGTTAAGGGGGAAGGTGGAAAATTCAAGATGCCACACATCAACATGCCTTCTGTTGACATTTCACTGCCTAAAGGAGGATTCAAAGGACCTGAGGTTGAGGGAGACACAGGAGGAAATATCAAAATGCCAGATGTTGATCTTTCATTGCCCAAAGGAAAAATCGAGGGTCCAGATGTCAAAGTTAAGGGGGAAGGTGGAAAATTCAAGATGCCACACATCAACATGCCTTCTGTTGACATTTCACTGCCTAAAGGAGGATTCAAAGGACCGGAGGTTGAGGAAGATGCAGGAGAAAAGATCAAGATGCCACACCTAAAAATGCCAGATGTTGATCTCTCACTGCCCAAAGGAAAGATTGAAGGTCCAGATGTTGACAttaaaggagaaggaggaaagatCAAGATGCCTCACATCAGCATGCCCTCAGTGGACATTTCACTGCCTAGAGGCAAAATTGAAGGTCCTGAAGTTGAACTAGAGGGAGGTGTTAGTGGAAAAATGCCACACCTAAAAATGCCAGATGTTGATCTCTCACTGCCCAAAGGAAAAATCGAGGGTCCAGATGTTGGCATTAAGGGAAAAGGTGGGAAATTCAAGATGCCACACATCAGCATGCCTTCAGTTGATATTTCATTGCCTAAAGGAGAATTAAAAGGACCTGAGGTTGAGGGAGACACAGGAGGAAATATCAAAATGCCAGATGTTGATCTTTCATTGCCCAAAGGAAAAATCGAGGGTCCAGATGTCAAAGTTAAGGGGGAAGGTGGAAAATTCAAGATGCCACACATCAACATGCCTTCTGTTGACATTTCACTGCCTAAAGGAGGATTCAAAGGACCGGAGGTTGAGGGAGATGCAGGAGAAAAGATCAAGATGCCACACCTAAAAATGCCAGATGTTGATCTCTCACTGCCCAAAGGAAAGATTGAAGGTCCAGATGTTGACAttaaaggagaaggaggaaagatCAAGATGCCTCACATCAGCATGCCCTCAGTGGACATTTCACTGCCTAGAGGCAAAATTGAAGGTCCTGAAGTTGAACTAGAGGGAGGTGTTAGTGGAAAAATGCCACACCTAAAAATGCCAGATGTTGATCTCTCACTGCCCAAAGGAAAAATCGAGGGTCCAGATGTTGGCATTAAGGGAAAAGGTGGGAAATTCAAGATGCCACACATCAGCATGCCTTCAGTTGATATTTCATTGCCTAAAGGAGAATTAAAAGGACCTGAGGTTGAGGGAGACACAGGAGGAAATATCAAAATGCCAGATGTTGATCTTTCATTGCCCAAAGGAAAAATCGAGGGTCCAGATGTCAAAGTTAAGGGGGAAGGTGGAAAATTCAAGATGCCACACATCAACATGCCCTCTGTTGACATTTCACTGCCTAAAGGAGGATTCAAAGGACCGGAGGTTGAGGGAGATGCAGGAGAAAAGATCAAGATGCCACACCTAAAAATGCCAGATGTTGATCTCTCACTGCCCAAAGGAAAGATTGAAGGTCCAGATGTTGACattaaaggagaaggagaaaagatCAAGATGCCTCACATCAGCATGCCCTCAGTGGACATTTCACTGCCTAGAGGCAAAATTGAAGGTCCTGAAGTTGAACTAGAGGGAGGTGTTAGTGGAAAAATGCCACACCTAAAAATGCCAGATGTTGATCTCTCACTGCCCAAAGGAAAAATCGAGGGTCCAGATGTTGGCATTAAGGGAAAAGGTGGGAAATTCAAGATGCCACACATCAGCATGCCTTCAGTTGATATTTCATTGCCTAAAGGAGAATTAAAAGGACCTGAGGTTGAGGGAGACACAGGAGGAAATATCAAAATGCCAGATGTTGATCTTTCATTGCCCAAAGGAAAAATCGAGGGTCCAGATGTCAAAGTTAAGGGGGAAGGTGGAAAATTCAAGATGCCACACATCGCCATGCCATCAGTAGATGTTTCACTGCCTAAAGGCAAGATTGAAGGCCCTGAAGTTGAACTAGAGGGAGGTATTGGTGGGAAAATGCCACAGCTAAAATTGCCAGATGTTGATCTCTCACTGCCCAAGGGACAAATTGAGGGTCCAGATGTCGACGTTAGGGGGCAAGGTGGAAAATTCAAGATGCCACACCTAAAAATGCCAGATGTTGATCTCTCACTGCCCAAAGAAAAGATTGAAGGTCCAGATGTTGGCATTAAAGGAGAAGGTGGGAAATTTAAGATGCCACAAATCAGCATACCTTCAGTAGATATTTCACTGCCTAAGGGAGGATTCAAAGGACCAGAGGTTGAGGGAGATACAAGAGGAGCATTAGAAATGCCAGATGTTGATCTCTCACTGCCTACAGGAAAGATCAGAGGTCCAGATGTCAAAATTAAGGGACAAGGTGGAAAATTCAAGATGCCACACATCAGCATGCCTTCAGTAAATGTTTCACTGCCTAAAGGCAAAATTGAGGACCCTGAAGTTGAACTAGAGGGAGGTGTTGGTGGAAAAATGACACACCTAAAAATGTCAGATGTTGATCTCTCACTTCCCAAAGGAAAGATCGAGGGTCCAGATGTTGGCATTAAGGGAGAAGGTGGGAAATTTAAGATGCCACACATCAGCATGCCTTCAGTAGATGTTTCACTGCCTAGAGGCAAAACTGACGGCTCAAGTGTAGAAATAGAGAGAGATGATGCAATTGAGTTTAAAATTCCTGATGTTGATATCTCTCCTTCCCAAAAACAGATTCAAAGTCCTGAGATGGAGGTTAAAGGGAGCATTCAAAAATTTCAAATACCTATGGTGAAAATTCCTGACGTTGACATTTCTCTACCAAAAGGAAGAATTCAAAGTTTAGAGATTGAAACTGAGCCAGATAGTGAAGGTAATTTTAATTTGCCACAGATTGTGATGCCCTCAGTGGACATTTCACTACCAAAGGTAAAAATGGAAGGTCACAAAGCTGAAATTAAAGGCGAGGGACAGTTCAAGATGCCAAACGTTGACATATCTTttgaaaaaggagaaaaatatATTGATGCACCAAAGGGGAAGGTGAAGGCAGGCGGAGGATCCATGCCTCGGTCACACATAAAGATGCCAAAAATTGATATTGCACTTCCTAAGAGTAAAAGTAAAGCCACGGTGgaaaacacaggaggaaaaAATGACTTACATGGTGAGGGAGAACACACAGGTCTGAAATTTAAGGTGCCAGAAGTACAAATTAAAGGTCCAAAAGTAGATGTGGCACTTGATACTGGACATCCGCAAACAGAAAGTaggaatgaaaggaaaaaaGTTGAACTACCTGACCTGGATCTCAGCAcaacaggaaccagcagtgAAGTAAAGGGGCCTAAAATTAAAGGGGCAAAATTTAAGATTGgaaaaccaaagaaaaaaaatggcaAAGATTTAACAGAAGATGTACAAACATCCAACAACGGTAATGAGGAGCTATTTGGTCAAGTTAAAATCTCAGGTGAGGTTAAAGAAAGGTTTGGCAATGAAGATGCTAAATCCCACAATGAGCATAAAGAGCACAAAGATCTGATTAACGTCTTGGGCTCAAAGGTAGCACTAGGAACTGTGGGAGAAGTTGGACCCTCTTCATCTAGTGCCGAAATTAAGGTCCCCAGGATTCCAGACATTGAGTTTGATATTGGTACAGCACAAGATGAAGATGAccaaacaggaagagaaaggaaaattaaaattCCTAAGTTTGGTGTCCCGCTGCCGTCGCTGTCTGCCCCAGAGAGAAGAATGTACAATCCAGACATTCAGTACGAGGGCCCAAAAATTCCCAAAGTAAAGAAAGCTGTGTTTGTCTTGGTAAATCCTCAAACAGATGAACCGGCTGCTTCCACTGGCCACCTAGAAGCTGAGATGGTAGCTGAAGCTGAAACAGGGGGCGTCAAAGCAAAAATGCCCAAACTCAAAATAAAGCCAAGCTTTGGGAAGTCCAAAGATCAGACCTCTGTAAGCACAGAGTCAGACGGGAGAGACAAGTCAAAGGGAGGGAAGATGAAAATGCCCAAAGTGTCATTTTCATCAGGAAAATCAGGGTCTTTTGATGTAGCAACAAAGGGAGAAGGTTCAAGTTCAAGCCTCAACGGTGAAAAGGATTCAAGTCTTCACACGGGAGATAAAGGGACATTTGGTGGAAAGATCAAACTTCCAAAGATGGAGCACACTATTCCATATGAAGAGATGGCTGCAGGAGAGGAAAGAAATCTTACATCAGACAAGATGGCAGACGAAGAGCTTTGTAAGGGGGTGGTGTCCTCCATCGCCAGAACAGATCTGCTGGACAGGGACAGCTCTGAGTCCCCCACTGGACTTACTGGAGAGCTGAGCTCCACGAAGCTCCAGGTTTGGAGTGAGGTGGAGAGACGAGGCAGAGGGGGGGAAGAGGGGGAGGCGTCCTCCTGGTTCAAGGTGCCCAAGTTCTCCCTGAAGCCACCGGCCACAG gcTTCCTTCAGATCACCCCAGAGGGCTCCCCCCAGGCCCAGCGGAGGGGGGAGCTGGGAGGTGACACTGACGTTTTGGGCTCTTTCTGCCTCCACACCTCTGAGCTCGACTTTAGCTCTCAGGAAACATCCGAAGAGCATCAAGTCACCTCCAGCGAGGAGGGAAGCGTCACCATGGTAACCAAGACCACCAGAATCACTCAGCGCATGGTCAGCGCTGAGACGCGGACAAGCGAGTCTTCGACGTCGACAACAGTAACTCATGTGTCAGACTCAAGGAAATCTTAA